The genomic interval CCCGCGCGTAACCTGCGCTGTTCGGTATGCGCACAGCGGTCGGGCCGATTTCAAACGTCCGCGCAAATCCCGTTTAAAACTTTGTAGGTGATGAACTCGTCACGTCGTTGGCGTTCAATGGCTGCAATCAAGTCAACGCGAGCGACAGATGACGCACACCGACATCCCCGACGGTTTTGAGCCGCATTTCCGCAAGAGTCCGCTCACCGATCCCTGGGAGCCGCTGTATTCGAAACGCACCGAAAGAGCCGTCGTCATGGGATTGCGGTTGGGAAGGCCGCACACCAACGCCCGTGGGTTGATCCATGGCGGCCTGATCGCTGCGCTTTCAGACAATGCGATGGGCTATAGCTGCGCGCAGGCGACGGGCTGGGCGACGTCGTTCGTGACGATCTCGCTCGCAGTCGATTTCATCGGCTCGGCCGAGATCGGCCAGTGGCTCGCGGTCGAGAGCGAGGTGATCAAGACCGGCAGTACGATCTGCTTCGCGCAGAGCCTGATCAAGGCCGACGACGTCGTGATCGCGCGCGCCAACGGCACGTTTCGCGTGGTGCCGAAGAAAGGGGTAACGCTGTCGTTCCGGGGCTCGCGAAGCGAGAACCCGGAACCTCGAGATTCCGGGTTCGATGCTTCGCATCGCCCCGGAATGACGGCAGCTACCCGAACTTCCACTCCGTGCTCTCCACCACGAGATCGATGAACGCCCGCACCTTGGCCGAGAGCAGGCGCGAGGTCGGATAGACCACGTGGATCGGCAGCGCCGGCTGCTCGAATCTGGCGAGCACGATCTTCAGCCGCCCGCGCTTCAGTCCGTCGGCCGCCTGGTAAGCCAGCACGCGCGTCACGCCGCCGCCGGCATCGGCATGTTGCAACACCGCGTCGGCACTGTTCGAGATGAAGCGCGCGACGGGTGTAACCTCGATGTCACGGCCATCCTGCACGAAGCGCCAGTTGCTTGCGGGGCCGAACTGGAGCGTCTGGTGTTGAAGCAGCGCGCCCGGTGTCTTCGGCTCGCCGTGGCGCTTCAGATAATCGGGTGAGGCCACCACGATCCGCCGCATCTCGCCGACCTGGCGCGCGACCAGCGAGGAATCGGCGAGATGGCCGATTCTAACGGCGACATCGACGGCGTCCTCGACGAGGTTGACGAGATGATCCGACAGCCGCAGCTCGCCGGTGACGTCGGGATAGCGCTTGAGGTAGGCCGACATCACCGGGCCGACATGGAGCCGGCCAAAACCCAGCGGTGCGGAGACCACGAGCCGCCCGCTCGGCCGGTTGCGCTCCTGCTGGGCGGAGCTATCGGCCTCCTCGACATCGGCGAGGATCCGCCTGGCGCGCTCGAGATAGCGCGTGCCGACGTCGGTGAGCGTCACCTGCCGCGTGGTCCGCTGCAGCAGCCGCGCACCGAGATGCTCTTCCAGCGCGGCGATCGTCCGCGTCACGGCCGAAGGCGACAGCCGCAGCTTGCGCGCCGCCGGCGCAAAGCCGCTGAGATCGGCGACGGTGACGAAGACCTGCATGGCGTCGAGACGGTCCATGGCATTATTGCATATATCGCAATGATGAAGTGTCAAGATGGCAGATTGTTTTAAGACCGAGAGGGAGCATCTTAGGTGCCGAAAGACGCGAAATCGCGCCGGAGTTTCAGGAGAAGGTCCGATGAATTCAGGGCTCACCTATGCCAGCGATGTCGCCTTCACGCCCGCGGTGAAGGCCATTCAAGCGCGAAAGGGCTCGCGCGAGGCCTATGCCGATGCCGAGCAGCGCGGCTGGCGCACCGAGGTCGACGAAAACCTCGCCGCGTTCCTGGCCGATGCCAACAGCTTTTATCTCGCCACCGCCTCGGCCGACGGCCAGCCCTATATCCAGCATCGCGGCGGACCAAAGGGTTTTCTGAAGGTGCTGGACAAGACCACGCTCGCCTTCGCCGACTATGCCGGCAACCGGCAATACCTCACGCAAGGCAACCTCTCGGAGAACCCCAAGGCCTACATCTTCGTGATGGACTACGCCCATCGCCGCCGCGTGAAGATCTGGGGCGAGGCGCGCGCGGTCGAGGATGATCCGGCCCTGGTGCAGTCGCTGTTTCCAAGGGGTTACAAGGCGAGGCCGGAGCAGGTCGTCGTGTTCAAGATTTTGGCCTGGGACACCAACTGCCCGCAGCACATCCCGCAGAAATTTGACGCAGCGGATGTCGCGGCAGCGCTGGCGGCGAGGGATCAGCGGATCGCGGAGTTGGAGGCAGAGGTTGCAGCGCTGAAGGGAGAGAAGGGGGTGACCTAGCTCTTCTTACCCTCCAGGGGAGGGTAAGGGCGTCACAACGCGCTTGCGGCTTCGTGCTGGAAACCGAGATAGCTCGCCGCTACCCGCTCGTTGGCGGCGATATCGGCGGCCTTGCCGCTGAGCACGAATTCGCCAAGCTCCATCACATAGGCGTGGTCGGCGATTTTCAGCGCGGCCTGTGCGTTCTGCTCGACCAGCAGCACGGACACGCCGCTCGCACGTAGCTCGGTGACGATACGAAAAATATCGGCGACGATGATCGGCGCGAGGCCCAGGCTCGGCTCGTCCAGCATCAGCAGTTTTGGCGCGCCCATCAGCGCGCGGCCCATTGCGAGCATCTGCTGCTCGCCGCCGGACAGCGTGCCGGCGAGCTGCTTGCGCCGCTCCTTCAGGCGCGGAAACAGGCTGTAGACCCGCTCCATCGAGGATCTCATCTGCGCCTTGGCGATGCGGAATGCGCCGAGCTCGAGATTGTCCTCGACATTCATCGTGACGAACAATTCGCGGTGCTCCGGGACCAAGCCGAGGCCCATCGCGACGCGGTCCTCGATCTCGTACCGGGCGAGATCTTGCCCTGCAAAGGCGACGCGGCCCTTCAGCGGCAGGACGCCCATGATGGCCGAGAGCAGCGTGGTCTTGCCGGCGCCGTTGGCGCCGACGATGGTGACGATCTCGTTCGCGCCGACCTCAAGCGAGACCGAGCGGACCGCCTCGACCTTGCCGTATGCGACATGCGCGTCGGTGACTGACAACAGCGCGCTCATGCCGCGACTCCGAGATAGGCCTTGATCACTTCGGGATTGGTCTTGATCGTCGCCGGCGTTCCCTCGGCGATCTTGGTGCCGAAATCGAGCACCACGATGCGGTCGGCAAGGTTCATGACGAAACCCATGTCGTGCTCGACCAGCAGCACGCTCATGCCGCCGTCGCGCAGCTCACGCAGCAGTTTTGCGAGCTGCTGCTTTTCCATGTGGCGAAGGCCCGCGGCAGGCTCGTCGAGCAGGAGCAGCATCGGATCGACGCAGAGTGCACGCGCGATCTCGACGATGCGCTGCTGTCCGAGCGACAGCGAGCCGGCGAGCTGATGCATCTGCTCGCCGAGGCCGACGCGCTCGATCTGCCGCGCGGCTTCCGCGAGCAGCTTTGCCTCATCGGCGCGGTCGAGCCGCAGCATCGAGGAGATCGGCCCCGAATGTCCGCGCAGATGCGCTCCGATCGCGACGTTCTCCAGCACGGTCATGTCGGGCACCAGCTTCACATGCTGGAAGGTTCTGCTGATGCCGAGCTTCACGATCTCCTGCGGCGGGGCGTTGTCGACTTTCCTGCCGAGCACCGAGATCGAGCCTGCGGTGGCGCTGAGCACGCCGGTGATCAGGTTGAAGGTCGTGCTCTTGCCGGCGCCGTTCGGCCCGATCAGCGCGACGATCTCGCGGGCCTGGACGTCGAAGGAGACGTTGTTGACCGCGATTACGCCGCCGAACTGCTTTCGCGCCTTGTCCACCTGGAGCAGGATGTCGGACTCGCCGGTCGCTCGCTCGCGCGCCGGGAGCTTTAGCGAGGTGTCGGGCTTCTTGCCATTGGTCTTCTGCGGCAGGAACGACATCAGCCAGGGCCAGAGGCCTCCGGGCGCGAGCTGGAGCAGGAGCACCAGCATGATGCCGAACACGATGGTCTCGACCTGTCCCGAGCCGTGCACGATCAGCGGCAGATAGCTCTGGAGCACCTCTTTCAGGATCACGACGATCGCAGCGCCGAGCACGCCGCCCCAGACATAGCCGGCGCCGCCGACAACGGCGATGAAGAGATATTCGATGCCGGCCTGCGCGCCGAACGGCGTCGGGTTCACCGCGCGCTGCATGTGCGCGTAGAGCCAGCCGGAGAGGCCGGCCAGTACGGCGGCATGGATGAACACGAGAAGCTTTGCGCGCGGGGTGTGCACGCCAAAGGCTTCGGCGGCGACATGGCCGCGCCGGAGCGCACGGATGGCGCGGCCGGTGCGGGAATCCAGGAGGTTCACCGTCACCAGCGCCGAGAGGATCACCGCAATCCAGACCGCATAGTAGATCGAACCCGGATCGAGCATCTTGAACGATCCGATCGACAGCGGCGGGATCGCCGAGATGCCGTCGTTTCTTCCCAAAAACTCCAGCTTGCTGAAGAGGTAGAACAGGCCGAGCCCCCAGGCGAGCGTGCCGAGCGGCAGATAGTGGCCGGAGAGGCGGACCGTGATCAGGCCGAGCAGCACCGCCAGCAGTCCGCTGACGACCAGCGACAGCGGCAGCGTCAGCCAGGGCGAGAGGCCGTAGGCCGTCGACAGCACCGCCGTGGTGTAGGCGCCAAAACCGACGAACGCGGCCTGCCCGAATGAGGTGAGGCCGCCGACGCCGGTGAGCAGCACCAGCCCCATCGCGACCAGCGCGGCAAGGCCGATATTGTCGAGCAGCACAATCCAGAACGGCGGCACGCCCGGAACGAACGGGATCGCCGCCATCAGAGCTGCGAAGATGAGAATGGGAAGCCGGTCTTTCATCGCGCGTCAGTCCTTCTCTTCCTCGACCGCGGGAGCTGCGAGCGAGCGCAGCAGCAGCACGGGGATCAGCAGCATGAAGACGATGACCTCCTTGTAATTGCTGGCATAGAAGGACGAGAACGCCTCGACGATGCCGACGAACAGCGCGGCGACCGCGGTCAGCGGATAGCTGACCAGCCCGCCGATGATCGCCGCGACAAAGCCTTTCAGGCCGATCAGGAAGCCGCTGTCGTAGTAGAGGGTCGTGATCGGAACGATCAAAATGCCCGACAGCGCGCCGATGACGGAGGCGAGCAGGAAGGCGATCTGCCCCGACAGCGAGGTGCGGATGCCTGCAAGCCGCGCGCCGAGCCGGTTAACGGCGGTGGCGCGCAGCGCCTTGCCGTAGCGCGTCCAGCCGAAGAACAGCCAGAGGCCGACGATGAAGGCGATTGTGATGCCGTAGACGGTGATGCTCTGGCCGGTGAAGCGCAGCGAGCCCGCGGTGAACGCGGTCGACAGCACGGCGGGTCCGCGCTGGCCTTCGGCGCCGAAGAACAAGAGCCCCAGTCCCTGCAGCGCCAGGTGCACGCCGACCGATGCGATCAGCAGCACCAGCACCGAGGTGTGCGCGAGCGGTTGGAACACGATGCGATAGAGATAGACGCCGATCATCGCGACGATCACCAGCGACAGCGCCATGCTGACCGCCACCGGCGCCTTCTGACCGGCATAGGAGAGCGTCAGGGCCAGCACGATTGCCGGCAGCACGACGTTGGCTGCAAGGCTGCGGGCGACCAGCCTGCCGTGCAGCGCCTTGCGCGCCGCGAACAGATCGAGCGCGAAGGCCACAATGCCCATGGCGAGCGCCAGCTTCGCCGTGCCCGGCATCTGGCCGGAGGCGAGCGAGGCATAGGTCAGCGCCCCATAGGTGACGAATTCGCCTTGTGGAATGAGGATTACGCGGGTGACGGCAAATACCAGCACCAGCGCCAATCCGAGCAGCGCGTAGATCGCGCCATTGGTGATGCCGTCCTGCACCAGGAACAGCATGATGGTCGTGTTCAAGCCGGACGCTCCCCCTCGATGTCCGGACCGGCACCGCCTTTCGCGGTGGATGGTCCGTTCACAGCCATTGAAATTCGCTGACGATATTTGATATGGTCCATAACAATTATCAAATATAACATCAAGGGCGGCGGAACGACCCAGCCCCAATTTAGCGGGATTGCGAGCACCAGGCGATGACCGTTTCAAAAACCGTTGAAAAGTCAGCGGAAGTGACCAAGTCGCGCAAGGACGCCGGGGACAACCCGGCCGAGGCGCTGCACCTTGGCGAGCTTTCCGAGCAACTCGGCTACGTGCTCAAGCGTGCCCAGCTCAAGGTGTTCGAGAACTTCCTGCGCTGCGTCGCCTCGCTACAGCTTACGCCGGCGCAGTTCTCCGTGCTGCTGCTGGTCGAGCAGAACCCGGGCCGTAACCAGACCGAGATCGCCTCCACGCTCGGCATCCTGCGCCCGAACTTCGTGGCGATGCTCGACAATCTGGAGAGCCGCGACCTCTGCGCCCGGATCCGCTCCACCAACGACCGCCGCTCGCACATCCTGGTGCTGACCGACAAGGGCAAGGCCGTGCTGACCCGCGCGAAAAAGCTCGTCGCCACCAAGCACGAGGCGCGCCTCAACGAGGTGCTCGGGGCGGCCAACCGCGAAGCCCTGATCGCAATGCTTTCGAAGATCGCGAACGAGTTTTGAGCCGGAGGATCAGGCCGCGGCGAAGCGGTCGAGCACGGCAGGCGCTTCGGTCGACAGGAACTTGCGCTCGATCTCCGCGGCCGGCAGCGGGCGGCTGAACAGGAAGCCCTGGACCTCGGTGCACCCTTCGGCCGCGATGCGATCGAGCTGCTCGCGCGTCTCAACGCCTTCCGCCGTCGTCCCCATCCCCATTCCATTCGCGAGCGCAGCAATGGCGCGAACGATATTGAGAGAACTGGCGTCGGTTGCGATGTCGCGGATGAAGGAACGATCGATCTTGATCTTGTCGAAAGGAAAGCACTGCAGATAGGTCAGCGACGAATAGCCGGTGCCGAAATCGTCCATGGCGATCCGGATGCCCAGCGCGCGTAGCCGGTGCAGCATGGCGAGCGTTCCATTTTTGTCGTGGAGCAGGACGCTCTCGGTGATCTCGATCTCCAGGCGTCGCGCGTCCAGGCCGGACGCCGCCAGCGCTCCCACAATGACCTCGGCGAGGCCGGGATGATGGAATTGGGCGGCGGAGATGTTGACCGCGATATGCAGTCGGTCTGGCCACCGGCTCGCGGTCATGCAGGCCTGTCGGATGACCCATTCGCCGATCGGCACGATCAGGCCGATCTCCTCGGCAAGCGGAATGAAGCTATTCGGCGGGATCAGGCCGCGCTGCGGATGCCGCCAGCGGATCAGGGCCTCGACGCCGCTGATCTCGCCGGTCTCGGTCTGCACCAGCGGCTGGTAGTGAAGCTCGAATTCGCCTGCGGCGAGCGCCTTGCGCAAATCGAGCTCGAGCGCGCGGCGGTTCTGCACTTGCTCGTCCATCGCGGGCTCGAAGAAGCGGTAGGTGCCGCGGCCCTCGCTCTTGGCCTGGTAGAGCGCCAGATCGGCATTGCGTAGCGCCTGCTCGGGCGTTGCTCCGTCGCCCGGCGCGATCGCAAGCCCAATGCTCGCGCCGGCGATCGTCTGCTGTCCGTCGATGTCGAACGGCAGGTTCATCTGCCTGATGATGCGCTCGGCGAGGGCACTTGCGTCGTTGCGATCGTCGATCGGAGTCTGCAGGACGATGAATTCGTCGCCGCCCATCCGGGCAATCGTATCGCCCGGGCGAACGAGCTTGCGCAGGCGCTCGCTGACGGCCTTGAGAAGCGCGTCGCCGGCATGATGCCCCAGCGTATCGTTGACCGACTTGAACTTGTCGAGATCGATGTGATGGATGGCGAAGGTCGCGCCGGCCGCGAAGGCCTGCTCCAGGCGCTGGCCGAGCAAGGTGCGATTGGCAAGGTCGGTAAGGGCGTCATGATGCGCCATATGGGCGATCTGGAGCTCCGCGTGCCGTTGCTCGGTGATGTCCTCGTGGGTCGCCACCCAGCCCAGGTCGGGCATGGGCCGATGACGGATCTTGAAGGTGCGCCCGTTCCTCATCTCGACGATGCTGTCAGTCGGCTCCGCCGAGATCGCGATGTCGGTGCGCCATTTGACATACTCGTCCCGGGTCATCGCGGGAACGCTGCCGACAGCGAAGCGCAGTTCGAGAATCTCCCATAGCGACGTGCCGGGTCGAACGCGCTCCGGCGGCAGGCCGTACATATCGACATATCGCGTGTTGCAGACGATCAGTCGATGATTGCCGTCGAAGAAGCACAGGCCCTGCGACATGTTGTTGATGGCGCTGTCGAACTGCAGGTTGCGCTCCGTGAGCCGCGCGCTGAGCTCCTCGCGTTCGGTGATGTCCTCGTGGGTGGCCATACCGCCGCCGCCGGGAAGTGGACGAATGCTGTAGGCGATGATCCGACCATCCGCGAATTCCTGCACGGTCCGCTCGCTGACGATCTCTCCCTCGGTCCGCTTGCGGATATAGGCGTTCGCCTCGTCGCGGGTCTTCAATCCGAGTTTCAGCCGATGCTGGATCAGGTTCCTGGTCGGTGTGCCCGGACGCACGTCCTCCGGCGACAGGGCATACATCTGCATGTAGCGCTGGTTGCAGTAGATGACCTTGCGGTCCGCGCCGAACAGGACGATGCCGAGCGACAGATTGTTGACGGCCTGCTCGAGCAGCCCGCCCAAAAGGAGGGGGTCAAGCGGACCGAGCGAATCAGTGTCGGCGACCTGCTTGTCACGGTCGTCCATGGATCGTTTGCCCCCCCTTCAGCGCCGGCGCCATTAGAGCAGAGGCCGCTGAATCAACTCCATGATCTGGCGCGGCTGCCGGGCAGGTTTCCTGAAGTGCAGCGAATATCGGGTTAAAGCGCGCCGGACTCGGTGGGCCGGTCGCAAAGGCGCCGCGCGCGAGTTTCTGATGTGCAATGCAGCATTAGTGATGCTTGATACATCACTTTAGATGTATTAAGCTTGGTAAATCATTGGAATTGCCACGGAGATCCCGTCCCGTGATCACTGCTGCGCAACTTCGGGCCGCCCGGGCCCTGCTGGGGATTGACCAGCGCGAACTCGCGCAGCGCTGCTCGCTGTCGCTGCCGACGATCCAGCGCATGGAAGCCTCCGAAGGCGTGATCCGCGGCAACGTCGATTCCCTGATGAAGCTCGTCGAAGCGCTTGCCGCCGCCGGCATCGAGCTGATCGGCGAAGGCACGGCGTCCGCCGGCGGTGGGCGCGGCGTACGGCTGACGTCGCCACCGGGCGGGGACGTCAAATGACTGTGCGTGTGCACCTCGTGGTCCGGGAGCAGCGATGATCTCGGCGGCGCTATGGGCGGTGGCTGGTCTGCTGGCGCTGGCGCCGGTTGGAATCGTGCTGTCGGCGCGGCCGCGCGGATCGTTGGTTCTCTACGGCGCCTGTCTCGTCCTCACCGCAATGCTGTGCGTGACGGCGTTGCTTCATCTCCTCCATCCCGCCCATCCGGTGCTGCGTGCGACGCTGCCGGTGGGCCTGCCGTGGCTCGGCGCACATTTCCGCCTCGATGCGCTGTCTGCGTTCTTCCTCGTGGTCATCAATCTCGGCGGCGCAGCCGCGAGCCTGTTCGCGCTCGGCTATGGCCGCCATGAAGAGTCGCCTGGCCGCGTGTTGCCGTTCTATCCGGCCTATCTCGCGGGCATGAATGTCGTCGTGCTCGCCAACGATGCCTTCAGCTTCCTGGTGGCC from Bradyrhizobium arachidis carries:
- a CDS encoding ABC transporter ATP-binding protein, which translates into the protein MSALLSVTDAHVAYGKVEAVRSVSLEVGANEIVTIVGANGAGKTTLLSAIMGVLPLKGRVAFAGQDLARYEIEDRVAMGLGLVPEHRELFVTMNVEDNLELGAFRIAKAQMRSSMERVYSLFPRLKERRKQLAGTLSGGEQQMLAMGRALMGAPKLLMLDEPSLGLAPIIVADIFRIVTELRASGVSVLLVEQNAQAALKIADHAYVMELGEFVLSGKAADIAANERVAASYLGFQHEAASAL
- a CDS encoding pyridoxamine 5'-phosphate oxidase family protein, translating into MNSGLTYASDVAFTPAVKAIQARKGSREAYADAEQRGWRTEVDENLAAFLADANSFYLATASADGQPYIQHRGGPKGFLKVLDKTTLAFADYAGNRQYLTQGNLSENPKAYIFVMDYAHRRRVKIWGEARAVEDDPALVQSLFPRGYKARPEQVVVFKILAWDTNCPQHIPQKFDAADVAAALAARDQRIAELEAEVAALKGEKGVT
- a CDS encoding branched-chain amino acid ABC transporter permease; protein product: MNTTIMLFLVQDGITNGAIYALLGLALVLVFAVTRVILIPQGEFVTYGALTYASLASGQMPGTAKLALAMGIVAFALDLFAARKALHGRLVARSLAANVVLPAIVLALTLSYAGQKAPVAVSMALSLVIVAMIGVYLYRIVFQPLAHTSVLVLLIASVGVHLALQGLGLLFFGAEGQRGPAVLSTAFTAGSLRFTGQSITVYGITIAFIVGLWLFFGWTRYGKALRATAVNRLGARLAGIRTSLSGQIAFLLASVIGALSGILIVPITTLYYDSGFLIGLKGFVAAIIGGLVSYPLTAVAALFVGIVEAFSSFYASNYKEVIVFMLLIPVLLLRSLAAPAVEEEKD
- a CDS encoding LysR family transcriptional regulator translates to MDRLDAMQVFVTVADLSGFAPAARKLRLSPSAVTRTIAALEEHLGARLLQRTTRQVTLTDVGTRYLERARRILADVEEADSSAQQERNRPSGRLVVSAPLGFGRLHVGPVMSAYLKRYPDVTGELRLSDHLVNLVEDAVDVAVRIGHLADSSLVARQVGEMRRIVVASPDYLKRHGEPKTPGALLQHQTLQFGPASNWRFVQDGRDIEVTPVARFISNSADAVLQHADAGGGVTRVLAYQAADGLKRGRLKIVLARFEQPALPIHVVYPTSRLLSAKVRAFIDLVVESTEWKFG
- a CDS encoding MarR family winged helix-turn-helix transcriptional regulator — translated: MTVSKTVEKSAEVTKSRKDAGDNPAEALHLGELSEQLGYVLKRAQLKVFENFLRCVASLQLTPAQFSVLLLVEQNPGRNQTEIASTLGILRPNFVAMLDNLESRDLCARIRSTNDRRSHILVLTDKGKAVLTRAKKLVATKHEARLNEVLGAANREALIAMLSKIANEF
- a CDS encoding helix-turn-helix transcriptional regulator: MITAAQLRAARALLGIDQRELAQRCSLSLPTIQRMEASEGVIRGNVDSLMKLVEALAAAGIELIGEGTASAGGGRGVRLTSPPGGDVK
- a CDS encoding ABC transporter permease subunit; amino-acid sequence: MKDRLPILIFAALMAAIPFVPGVPPFWIVLLDNIGLAALVAMGLVLLTGVGGLTSFGQAAFVGFGAYTTAVLSTAYGLSPWLTLPLSLVVSGLLAVLLGLITVRLSGHYLPLGTLAWGLGLFYLFSKLEFLGRNDGISAIPPLSIGSFKMLDPGSIYYAVWIAVILSALVTVNLLDSRTGRAIRALRRGHVAAEAFGVHTPRAKLLVFIHAAVLAGLSGWLYAHMQRAVNPTPFGAQAGIEYLFIAVVGGAGYVWGGVLGAAIVVILKEVLQSYLPLIVHGSGQVETIVFGIMLVLLLQLAPGGLWPWLMSFLPQKTNGKKPDTSLKLPARERATGESDILLQVDKARKQFGGVIAVNNVSFDVQAREIVALIGPNGAGKSTTFNLITGVLSATAGSISVLGRKVDNAPPQEIVKLGISRTFQHVKLVPDMTVLENVAIGAHLRGHSGPISSMLRLDRADEAKLLAEAARQIERVGLGEQMHQLAGSLSLGQQRIVEIARALCVDPMLLLLDEPAAGLRHMEKQQLAKLLRELRDGGMSVLLVEHDMGFVMNLADRIVVLDFGTKIAEGTPATIKTNPEVIKAYLGVAA
- a CDS encoding EAL domain-containing protein; this translates as MDDRDKQVADTDSLGPLDPLLLGGLLEQAVNNLSLGIVLFGADRKVIYCNQRYMQMYALSPEDVRPGTPTRNLIQHRLKLGLKTRDEANAYIRKRTEGEIVSERTVQEFADGRIIAYSIRPLPGGGGMATHEDITEREELSARLTERNLQFDSAINNMSQGLCFFDGNHRLIVCNTRYVDMYGLPPERVRPGTSLWEILELRFAVGSVPAMTRDEYVKWRTDIAISAEPTDSIVEMRNGRTFKIRHRPMPDLGWVATHEDITEQRHAELQIAHMAHHDALTDLANRTLLGQRLEQAFAAGATFAIHHIDLDKFKSVNDTLGHHAGDALLKAVSERLRKLVRPGDTIARMGGDEFIVLQTPIDDRNDASALAERIIRQMNLPFDIDGQQTIAGASIGLAIAPGDGATPEQALRNADLALYQAKSEGRGTYRFFEPAMDEQVQNRRALELDLRKALAAGEFELHYQPLVQTETGEISGVEALIRWRHPQRGLIPPNSFIPLAEEIGLIVPIGEWVIRQACMTASRWPDRLHIAVNISAAQFHHPGLAEVIVGALAASGLDARRLEIEITESVLLHDKNGTLAMLHRLRALGIRIAMDDFGTGYSSLTYLQCFPFDKIKIDRSFIRDIATDASSLNIVRAIAALANGMGMGTTAEGVETREQLDRIAAEGCTEVQGFLFSRPLPAAEIERKFLSTEAPAVLDRFAAA